A stretch of DNA from Lotus japonicus ecotype B-129 chromosome 4, LjGifu_v1.2:
TGTTATGCGATTGCTTATCGAGTCTATTTTATGTCCAGTCCTAAGTTGCAAGCGTCAGTGCAGACTGTGGTTTGAAGATGGAAACTTTTCAATTGCAAGACAAGTCCCACAAAGGTCTTTGGGTAAACTAAATTTAGGTATACGGATTATCGAATGGATCATATGAATAATCAACGTTATGATTCTCTAAACAAGCGATTAATCGAGGAAGATATTTTGTTTATCAATGCAAGTTCCTAAGCCACTTTAAAAAGCTCTtactaatttttattgaaagCTTGAAGATGTTGTAGTTGATTGTAAATAAGGTAATGAagaaaaatagataaataaacAATTGTAACGACTAAAAGATAAAGCATAAACTAAACGTAAAAGCTGAAAGGAATATATAAAGGGCTAAAGTAAGTAAAGAACCTAGgttaagaaaaacaaagaaatacGAGAAATTTGTATGTTTCATTGATGATTTgattgggtttacaaataactCTGTCCCTAGGGGGCTTCAGCTTACTATAACTACTTCTCGTCGAGCACTTAACCACTAACTCAGTCTTCAATCCCACGTAAACCACTACAATCGTGGGGTTTTAATGCCTCTCGCGCCTGGTCAGTTTGGAAGACttattttctatatatatgCTAGCTCCTTATAACAACTACTCTTATTTTCAAAGGACTGGATCCATATCCAATATTCCACTGAAAAAAACCTTAGATTTTGAAAACATATTTCCTTCCAAACCAGGCCAATTAttttttccatatatatatatatatatatatatatatatatatatatatatatcgtcTAGGGAGGGCCTATCTCCTCCCTCTGTCCCTCCAATCTTATATTTACATCTCAATTAAAATGGACACACATCAGCTTTCTAAATTTAACGCCGTTGCTTCTGAAATGAAAAACAATTCTAACGTTGTTGGTTCAAGCTTGGTGTACCCTGTGATCTCGCCAGGGCCGTCTCAACCCCTAGGCCAGTAAAGCCCTTACTTTAGGCCCCAAAATATTTTAGGCCccaaattttttgttttttttttaactagtaTATATTTTAAAGGAAATTATCCAAGAATAGACAAGTTAAATAACATATTGAGTGCCTAAAAGAATGGATATTTGAAGTACagcatttatttttaattaaattcaatttattgtgtattttaaattgataaaaaacagaggaaaagtATGACTTTTTATTTGGTCTCTCtgaattcttcttcttttactcTCTCCAATTCTTTCTctattgaaaaagaaattttaaaataaattatttatgatAATTTACTAAACGATTTTGCATCTAAAAAAGcccgaaaaataaattttatttaaattatttgtataaaaaaattaattttataaatgcTCAATTCTTAGAGCTCAATTCTTGCAGCGCCCACCACTTCCCTCCTTACGCATAACAAAGACTCCATGGAAGTTTATACTTTTGACAGGATGATGGGGGCTTGGTGCTGCAATTACATGGAAAAACATTCATCTTTGAAAATGGAAAAACATTCTAGAACCAAATCAGTTCATGACTATAAAACCTGAGGAGACCAGATTGCAAGGAGAACAAGGTTGAAAAAACTCTGCGTTCACCTATCCTACATAGTCATAGTTGCTATTTTTTTGGTAGAATGTAACAGAGTTTCCTAATGGTGTTTGATAATGAAATGCTGACGTGTAAATTATAAATGACATGTTAAATTCTAATTAGAGAGACAAGATAGAAGACACATTCACGGAGACAGACAGGTGATTTCCATCCCTCGATTAGATACATGTTTCTCCCCAAAGAGGTTATAATTTACCCTTGCTAAGCTAACGACTAATCCATAATTTACCCTTGCTAATCCAACTAACATTTATTTTCAACTCACCTTCATAGTTTGTTACAGATTTTTAAGTGTGCCAACAATATTCAAGAAGGCCAAAAGAAATGTCACATTTCAAGGTATGCAAGTTGCAAGGACagacaaaaaaaattgacacaAAAGTCAGATTCATTAACTTCTAATGAAACGCCAATATGGACTACattaagggctcgtttggcacgccgtattaggcatgatagtataagcttatacaatacattatgagtttatccattgtttggtgatgacattgtattgtataagcttatccatcaaagtccccttatacgttaaaatgacgtattatttaatccatcatgtgagtgatggataagacatgataaggttgtgacgtataagtcaccatcactaccacctccattgctgccaacttacaccaccattggcaccaccaccgggtgttgccgccaccacccgatcaccaccgccgcccaaccgtcaccaccaccaccgccgccctaccgccaccaccgacaccacaaccaccaccatatcgccaccaccaccataatcgccgccaccactctattgccgccaccgacaccacaaccaccaccctatcgccaccactatcactattgcctccaccctccaccgttgCCGCCACGCTACtgcagccgccaccgccaccctatcgtcgccaacaccacaaccaccatcgctgccaccaccgccgccgccaccaccggtgttgccgccaccaccaccgacaccacaaccaccaccctatcgccaccaccaccataatgtcgccaccaccgacaccacaaccgccaccctatcgccaccaccaccaccattgcctccaccctccactgtcGTCGCCGCGCTActgcagccgccaccgccttatcaccaccaccacactatcgtcgccaacaccacaaccaccatcgctgccaccgtcgccaccaccgccctaccgtcaccaccgacaccaccaccaccataatcgtcgccaccaccgacaccacaaccaccaccctatcaccaccaccaccaccaccaccattgcgtCCACCCTCCACCATAGCCGCCACCTAccgcagccgccaccgccttaccaccaccatcaccaccctatcatcgccaccaccacaaccaccatcgctgccaccaccaccaccaacttatctccactgtcaccaccaccgccaccaacaccaatctaccaccattgccaccaccaccaccaacctaccaccacttccatcaccaccgccaccaccgttataatcacctccatatttgatttttattatatcattattcaatatttcactaaacataaaattgcattaatttaaatgatattgtaaattatacagagtatgaccaaacgctggatagtataagaaagttatcagggcttatactatcaggcctaatactatcaggtcttatactatcaggccttatactatacgtcgcaccaaacgggccctaataCACCAAAAAGGATTGTATATTTACAAATTAAAGTTAGTACAACACTTGGTCAATCTTTCGAGTCAAAAGACATGACATCaattataattttgttttcagTTAATTCCCTTTAGTGGTTAATTTCAATACGATTAattctctttcttctcctcCCTTAACTCCAATAACCCAAAGAACAACAAATCAAGAGAGAAATTAAGGTTTTACAAATCAAACCCATGATTTTGATCgactaattaatatattatacatGATCTATCGCACCTTAACGCCGAAGAAATCAACAGCAGATTTGGCCATGATGGTGGCAAACTCATTAAAGCTTATAACCCCATCGCCATTGCTATCAGCCTGTGCCATCATGCTAGCGAGCTCCTTGTACGTGAGGGGGTGTCCCATCTTGGCCATCGATCCTGCAAGCTCCGCGGCGGTAATGTATCCATTACCGTCGCGGTCGAAGGATCGAAAAACCTCTAGGAGCTGCTCCTGGTTGATGAGGACATCCTCGTTCATGTCGGGCATGATGGCGGCGACGAGCTCGTCAAACTCGATGTAGCCGTTGCCGTTGTTATCCATGTTGGAAAGGAGGCCGTGGAGCTCGTCCCCAGTGGGCTTGATGCCGAGGGCACGGAGGAGCGCGGCGAGCTCCAGGTGGGTGAGGCTGCCGTCGGAGTCCATGTCGAAGCGGTTGAATATGTCGTTGAGTTGCTTGATCTGATCATCGGTTTGGAGCATTGACATGGTGGTTGTTGGTGAAGGAGAAAGGATGATCGATCGAGGAGATATAGATAGGACTAAATCTGAAGGGtgttttggtttggttttggtttttgaATGGTGGggtttattttcagtttttctttctttggtaGAGATAATGTTATGTGGTGTCTTTTGATGTGCTGTGAATGGTTGAAACTTCAAAGGGATGGAGAAAAAACGCGTTGTCGGTtaaaaagcttttttttttttttgaaatgtaaaaCGCTTAAAGAGAGATATATGAAAacccccttttttttttgaaatgtaaaaCGCTTAAAAGAGAGATATATGAAAACCGTATTTGAGTAAATAAATGAATATATGATAACGTTTAGGATGGATGGATGGGTAACTTGCTTGCAAACTTTGTTGGGGTCATTAGTAATTTGGATCGAAGATCAATATAAATAAAGAATAGATTACTAAACTAAGTAATTTATGATTATTTGTCGTTGCAAATTTTGCAAAACTCGAGAGGATTCAATTTAATCTCAGGTCACATATGAGGGGAATAACAAAGGGCTATAacagttttgaattttgatataCACACCTCCACTTTTCTtccaatttcattttttatctatttctcttttttatcaatcaaattacatatcacatttttattttttctttcctttccttttgtctttctctctcttcttccacctctccacacctcaaaaatgaggtgtgaaggtACAATTATTCGGGgctataaataattaaaattttgggATATATATGGTTAAGAGATTATCTAGGATATAGAggtaaaaatagagaaaaatatatataaggggaaagaatacaattaaaaaaaagtaaggaAGAGAAATGAGCTAATTTTAAATTGTTTGGATGGAAAACAATGAAAAAAGTGAGATgaagaaatataaaattattctaTATTACCAAAATGTACTCATGCATATTCTAATCATATTGATTTAACCCCTTTAGTCAATTACCAATGTATATTAATATATTCtatgttttattattatttgataaTTTTGAAACTCTTGCATAGCTCTAAGAAAGCGAAAACTTTGTACCATAAACACTTAAAGAGGACTGAGCCTCATCAGCATCCGGATACAGCAAAATACAACAATTCGCTAAAGGACAGGGCCACAATGTGTGCCAAAGTGGAGTGTATGAGCACTCCGAGCTAGACAATCTGTAGCCGAATTAGCTTTGCGAGCAATGAGATGAAATCGAACCTCTGAATGGGGAGGTATATTACCTCAAATATGTCTAACCAACTTCAAGTAAGGGCTAGCTGGAACACAACTCGACACAATGGAATCTATAGCTCCTATTGTATCACTCTCAATGATTGCTCTCAGAAAAGCCTCTTTAGAGATTACCTCCACTACTGTATTGATAGCCCAAAATTCTACTAGCAAAGGATTAGAGGTCctcaaacacaaaaaaaaaaaaaacctgtaaTCCATCTgcccatgctatctcgaagcaTACTTGGGCAACTAGCCTCTTTACTATGCCAAGCAGAGTCATCTACATTGAATTTGAGCCCACCATCATGAGGGACACCACCAACACAAACTCATGCCGATATGTACTACACCACAAAAAGGATTAGGTAGTGGTCCAAAGGTAGCAGTTTTTAAAAAAGCCACTACCTTATCacgttttttttcttcaataatTGGTGTCCAAGGGCTAAGGTAGTGGTTAAAAAAACAACCACAACCTTTTGGGAAGCATGTGTAGCGGGTTAAGTGACAAAACGGGGAAGGTGGGCTTTGGCACCGGGTAAAAACAAACCCGCTACCATAAAAATGCTACCTTAGAGtgattttgaaagaaaaaaaaaaaaggagttgGGGTTTCTCAGATAGATCGTGTGCCGCGCCCAAGCTGCTCCACATTTAGACGTGCGCGGTTTTCTTCACTTCCAGTTCCATTCTTCTGCTGCCCATGTTGCATTGTGCATCCTACTCCCCACGACATCTTGTTCCCATCTCCGTCGTAACCCGTCTGATTGCTAGCTGTCATTCGCTCCTTGCTGTTGCCGCCGTCATTGCGCGGTTTGTGGTTGCTTCTACTGTCGTTGCTAGAAGCTTGTTTCAATCTCTGTCGTACTCTGCCTTTTGTTGTCATTCGCATCTCGTTGCTGCTGCCATCATTGTTCGGTTTACTAAATTGTTGCTTCTTCAATCCTTCCCAACGTCTTATGTTATTGAATAAATTAGATTCAATTTTTGTTGAGGAGCCTTATGTTATGTAAGCATTCCGTTCAATTCTAGTTTCCTGGTTCTAGTTCTTGTGGGTATTGGAACCAGGTCTGGACGTGGCCTATACCCCTCATATTACATTTGGTGTATTGACTGGATAGGATTTAGAGGAtatgattttggtagtttttatttttctaaccaAAAAATGTTTTTGTGGCCATTTTAGATAATCAAACCTGAAATAGATAGAAAATTTTGGGGTGTGATTTATTTCTTGGGTTGGCAAGTTAGATAATCATTGGGTGTAGATGTAGCAAAGGAGCTTGGGTCATTAGGGTTGCTTCTATCAGGTGTATTTGGGAATCAAGGAACCTCGTGATTTTCCAGGGTGGTTCGTTTGAACCAGATTTGGTTGTTGATTTGGTTCAACATATACCATGAACAAGATAGCAGCCATATGCTTTGAAGGTTTTCTGGTGTTGGTTCAGCGGCTACTTTCCATGGTTTGTTATGCCTCTGTACGGGGTTCTTATGATGGCTTTGATATGTGCAATTGGACCAGTGTTTTTGGGCACTTTAGATCTTGTCTGCTGCTTCAATTAGGCTGGCCCTAGTGCTGTTTCGTTCTTCTCTGTTTTTTAAGGCTGCTGCTATGTTTCTGTTTGTGTGTTTATGCTCTTTCTGCTTTTTCTGCTTTTCCAGTTTTCTGGTTTCCTCTCTTGTAATCCAAGGTTTTTGAAGCACACCTAGTGCTTCTTATATATACAAAtttgcttatccaaaaaaaaggCATATGTACTGAATGCCTTGTTCTCATACATGGCTATCTTGATTGATTCGATGAAATGAAAGCCTTTGATCACTAGTGCTGAATGCATTGTTCTCGCCTAATTTTTCTTGGTGTGCACCTAATTTGATCACTAGTGTTGAATGCATTGTTCTCATACATGTCTATCTTTGTATTATTAGAATATCTTACACAAGTTAGGGCTTATCATTGTATTGTTTTTTTGAGAAATCAAATGATATATATAATCAAGATGGATTAAAGACCATCATAACAATAGCTTACAAAGTTTCCATTAGGCTTACAAAATAGTCCAGTAAGCTAGCTAATAACACCCTGCAACTATCAGGATTACACAGACCCGGGTGTACCAAATTACACCGAAAATGACTACACCTTTAGTAATTATACAACCCTAAGAGAAAGGCCACCTATGTAAGTCTCCTTTGTCAAGCAAGGAGCCTTTTGAATACGCTGTTAAGTACTGATAGGCACTCCAATAAACTTGAGCAGAAAAATTATGCAGCATTTCCAGTTTTTTACCTTCCTTAAGCAATGCTAAAATCTGGTGCTTTCTCAAAAGGCATCTGCATATTACTGGAATCAATACATCTTCTAATACCTTAAAGTCAACCCAATTACTGGTTTTCCACACCCTTCACTAGATCATTgtattatttaaagaaaaaacttAACTACTTGTTTTTGGTAACAATAGCCAAACAAATATAGCTTTTTCTACTTTTAAAatctcaaaaagcaaaactaatctttctcaacttcaaaatttcttttttaaaatgaaaaatgtttcGAAAGGCTCTTAATTTTTTGTGTCATGCTTGTTTGTGTTGAATAGTATTTTACTTGGTCATTATATAGAGAAATGAGAGGGGAACACTGAGAAATAGTATAACAGAGAATTGAGAGAGAAAAGAATCAAATTAGTTAATCTGATTCTGAATATTAGACTAATTACCCTTAGTTGTATTTCAGTTTATAAAACTGTTGGTTTAGATTTTGTAATTTTGTTAGAAGCAGTTAATGCTGTTATTTAGTATGACAGTTGTTAGCATAGACAGTTAGTTCTAGCTCCTGTATTTATATACTGATTCACTCATGTAATCTGTTATTCAGTGTTTTAGCTTATAAGAAAGAAGTGATCATGATTATCAGTTCAGTCCAAGGTTTTCTTAACTGTAGTGGGGTCTTATTTCCAAttaatagttttattttaaaacatacCTCATAAAGTAAAAACTTATTCTTTAGGTTTCATGGTATAAGATTTTAAAACTGCAGATACAATGCATAACCCATAAAAGAAAACTTGGTTAGACAAAAGATCCATAGTTTTCATCTGAATTTATTTATCATGGTGGTGGATAGACAGATGGCGCATGTGAAAATGTGGAGCGGAGCTAGGTGTCAAGTGGCATGGTTGTAGGAATATTGTTTCGTCAGAACATGGTCTTATTTGTTGAGTCATAAATAGGTATATTTCATCTTCGTGTTTCCAAAAGTGGAGGACCAAAGTTTATATGAGTAGGGTGTTATTTGGCCAGAGTTGGTATGGGAAAATATCCACCAGAGTTGGTATGTAATTGAGTAGATTCATTGAGGTAAGAGAGAACCGTAGAAATATGGAGTCCAGTATTAGAAACTAGAATAGAGCAAGGATAACTTAACATAAGGatattcaattttattcataacTATTTTGTTTTCATATTATTGAGTGTTCTTACTACAAGTAATGATGATTAACAATATGTTTGGTAGATTACGAAAGCATGGATCGGAAATGGATGCATGTTAATCGATTGTCTCAGGAATATGAAGGTGgtcttagaaaaataaaaaaatttcagacATAGAAAATTAAAAAGGTTGAGACAAATGCAGACACATACTGCTATGTTGGTAATCTCTTCCTCAGCTTTCTTGGAGATCCAATAGCTTCCCAGTTTTGTGAGTGCTTTATCCATTTTCCTTCTGCTTTAGCTTTTCTCAGCTTCtcttgaagaaagaaaagatctTGTTTTAACACTTAGATTAGTGTTCAGGACATATGGTGAAGAATTTCAAACAGAAATTCAGATAAAAGTAGAACAACAAATGGAAAGTTGAAAATCACTGAAAGTGAAGACTGAACTGTATAATACTCCAAATTTCTCTCTCTTTATTTTGGATTACAAAGTCTAGAAGAAAAAACTACATTAGTTGTCTCTACTTATGTTTCTGTTTTTTGAGCAGTTGTCTCTTTGTTGCTACTCTGGTACTGTGTTGGGTCAGGTTGCATATGCTCTTGGCCCAATTTTAGCTTGCATCTTCTCAGTGCTGGTGGGTGCAGGAAGCATTTTGGGAGAGGCTTTTGGTGCTATCTATTTCggatttttctattttattgcTGTTGtcaacttttctttctttcttttgtagtTGTTTATGTTCTAGTGGGTATCTAGATCCTCTATGTGCACCATcccttttttattaataaatcattCTGTTTATACATGTTGACTTGTTTGGATTCTTGTTTTATTGATGCATGTTTATGGAGATAGTGAAGTCTTTTGGATTTTGAAGAGCAAGCTATTGGAGAATTTAGTTGTCATCTTTTTGTATCGTACTTACTCTTTGTTTATTATATGTGTAGGCGTACACTTAATATGTACGTTTATTTTAACCTATTTTCTTTGGCAACCTTAAAAGATGAACTTTGTCatgttttaattaaatttcCTTCTATCAAATATTATTACATGATAATCAAGATACTTGTAATTTTTGTGGGAACTATGTAAACTTTTGTTTGGATTATATATTTAGCAGGTTTCTTTAGCAAGCAATGTCAAATGCCTACGTTCAGAagcttatttaaaaataaaaaaatttatggtAGCAGTTTAGAACAGCTAGCTGCCTTTGTTGTTAAATATTTAAGCAAAGATAGAGGTTAcaactgtaaggcccaagtttttcagtttataccaagtgaataaattcttattcaccagtaggtttgatgcatggcgaagggaaacctgaacaagagtttagtaaatgaaataaatgtatgaaggagaaagttcaggaaaagtctgaggttcgtattgaagtcgataaaagttatagcacgatcgctttacgcttaaacctaggtcagaaaccctagtatatagctaattttcacttttaggcacgatggcagttaattccaaaaatcttcagagaaatgttagaacttctctttttccatatatcacaatggtttcgaggcgaaactctaggatctacgaacgtccgattccaatcatcggaagtttgccgaaaccgaatccctggtatttcaaaaccctagaatttctcgacaatgaagactttttctattcagagcttcaaatgaatattccacacgcgtacacacatttctcttgatgatttcaatctttcttccgaaggaagttttccattccgacattcgatgcaaaaagcaacttatcgggtaaaatagttttataccgactatgcattagttgccaaaaatacaaggagacctctttatagttttggaattcttttgccaaaacatatctattaattcacggagaatgacgccggaaaaatcagaatcgcgaaactttcattttcccgcgaatttccaacctttatatatagcaaagaaaggaagaaaaactcaaattttcctccattttcttcatcaaggccgcgagttctacaagggagggagaagag
This window harbors:
- the LOC130715545 gene encoding probable calcium-binding protein CML15; its protein translation is MSMLQTDDQIKQLNDIFNRFDMDSDGSLTHLELAALLRALGIKPTGDELHGLLSNMDNNGNGYIEFDELVAAIMPDMNEDVLINQEQLLEVFRSFDRDGNGYITAAELAGSMAKMGHPLTYKELASMMAQADSNGDGVISFNEFATIMAKSAVDFFGVKVR